The genomic segment AAAAATTCATGGAAAAAGGCTTCACATCTGCCCAGTTCTCCCAGTTCGACAAAGTTCTCGGCAGGGAACTAAACGAATACCTGAACAAACATTTTTTCAAAGCCCTTTCAGACCATCTCAACCTGTTCATGTACCTGCCCAAAACCCCGTTTATCTGGCACATAACATCAGGCCCTGCCCAGGGATTTGACGCATACATCATAATCTACAAATGGAACCGGGACAGACTCTTTTCCATAAAATCAATTTACATGGAAAAAAGAGAAAGCGCATTAAAAAACCGGTTAAGCGACCTGCAAGACGACAAATCTCCAAAAGCCCAGGAAGAAAAAGACCTGATTTCAAAACAGATCATGGAAATAAGCAGCCTGAAAACAAAAATGGACGAACTGCTTGCACAAGGCTACAACCCGGTACTTGATGACGGCGTAGGAAAAAACATAGCCCCCCTCCAGGAAAAAGGAATAATTTCATATGATGTATTAAACAAAGGGCAGCTGGAAAAATACCTGAATGCGGACTGGTAAAATGATTTTAAAGCCCCAAAAGGGGCGTATTAATACAGCCCAGTCCAACGGACTGGGACTGAAAATCACCACAAATATTCAGCCCTGAAAGGGCGGATTATGAAAAAAAAGAATCAACAAGTTTCATATTCAATATAGAGGCGAAGGTGTGGAAGGTACGGATAATTTTACATCAGAAGCAATTGACCAGAGAATCAGGGACGGATACAGGGATGCTGAAGCAATATATCCTATGTTAAATCTTTGTACTGCCTGACTTTACTAAATGGAAAAGGGTTTAGCCATGCTGAAAAAAATGTTTTATATAAGCTTTGTTTTAGGTTTCATTCTGATTGTATTTGAGCAGGCGGCATTAGCACAGGAAAACAGTTTTTTAAATAAAGAATCAATAAGCGATGATGTTTTACAGGAAATAGATGAGGAGTTAAGCTGGATTAAAGAAGAAACACTTGTTATTACTGCACGAAAACGACCTGAAAATCTTCAGGAAGTTCCGGTATCCGTAACAGCCTTAAATGCCGCTATCCTTGAAAAATACCAGGTTGAATATCTTGGAGATATACAGCATTTAACACCCAATCTATCTGTTCATGTGGGGGATGCGTTAAATGCTGTCGTTTATATCAGGGGTATAGGTCAGCTGGATTCATTGTTTTTTGCCGATCCGGGCGTAGGAATTTATTATGACGATGTATATCTGGCACGGGCACAAGGAGCCTTTCTTGATGTGTTTGATATTGAGCGGATTGAAGTCCTTCGCGGGCCCCAGGGGAGTCTTTATGGAAAAAATACAATTGGCGGAGCTGTTAAATATGTTTCATCCCCGATTTCGGATAATAAAAAATCTGCAAAGATTGCTGCCGAAGCTGGAAGTTATTATAAAAAAGACATAAAAGGCAGGATATCAGGCCCCTTTATTGAAGACAAGCTTTATGGAAAGCTTTCTTTTATATCATTAAACAGATACGGTTTTTCCGAAAATGATTTTGACGGAGAAGATGACGGGGATAAAAGAACAATAGCAGGAAAAGGCTCTGTGCAGTATAAATATGATGATATTTTTTCTTTCCAGGTTGATGCGGACAGGTCAAAGGATTATCCTTCTGCATCCAGGACTCCTGCAAGAGAAACTCCTGTTACAGGATATATTAACGGTTCACCTGTAACTTTTCCAGCCTCTGACGATCCTTTTACAGTAGATGCAAACTATAATGAAAAAGACGATCTTGATACTTTTGGCTCAACTGCAACTGCAATATGGAATCTCACAGATTCAGCAAGTTTGAAATCCGTAACTTCCTATCGAGAACTTGAATATGATTCCGGTATTGATCTTGACGGCACACATCTTAAAATACTTGATGTTTTCTATAATTTAGAACAGGATCAGTTCAGCCAGGAACTTCAGTTTTCATATAATCCGAAATCAAAACTTAAAGGTGTTGCCGGTCTTTATTATTTTCAAGAAAACAACACCGGGTTTGACGGCATTGATCTTACGGAGCTTATAGGAGCAAGCGAAGCCTCTTTAGGTGATCTGGAGACAAAAAGTTATGCTGTTTATGGCGAAGCAAATTACGATATTATAGATAGTTTTTCAATTACATGCGGGCTGCGATATACAAAAGAAGAAAAGGATTTTAAAAGGAGAATAGAATTTTACCAGGGCAGCGCACCTCCAGCACCAGGCACAACAGGAGTATCATTTGGCAGCGGTCTGGAAGTTCTTGATTTTAAAGCTGATGATAGCTGGTCTTCGTTTTCTCCCAAAATTGGTTTAAGTTACCAGTTAAACGAAAATATCCTGACTTACGTGAGCGCAGCTCACGGATTTAAAAGCGGAGGTTTTGACGGGCGCACAAGAACTGCAGTCACTTCTTATGAACCTGAAAATCTCTGGAGTTATGAAACAGGCTTTAAATCCGCATGGTTTGATAACCGGTTAATTGTAAACAGTTCTTTTTTTTATAATGATTATTCTGATTTGCAGTTAAGCAGTTTCAGTAAAGATGCCCAGGGCAATTTTAATCCTGTTTTTACAAATGCCGGCAAAGCAGTTACCCGCGGAGCCGAACTTGAATCCACAATAAAACCTGTAAACGGTTTAACACTGCAAGCCGGAATAGGCTTTATTGATGCTTATTACAAAGAGTATATCGGTGAAGACGGGAAAGATATAAGCGATGACAGGGAATTTGTTAATACTCCCAAATGGACAGCCATGTTAGGAATTGACTATAAGTACCCGGTCAAAAACTATGGTACGCTTAATTTCGGAGGTGATGTAAGTTATCGCAGTAAAACATATCTTACAGTCAGCAGCAGCGAAGAATTAGCCCAGGATGGTTATGGATTGTACAATGCTTTTATAAATTTGGAAACAAAGGATAAGCGCTGGCTTTTTTCATTGGCAGGAAAAAATCTGTCTGATGAACAATACAGGGAACATGCTTTTGATCTTATGGAATCATTTGGTTACCAGCTAGCTTATTACGGAACTCCGAGAACATTCAGTTTGTCCGTAAGTTATCTTTATTAAATATTATCAAAAATAAATATTTAGGGTAAGTACCTAATCAAAAATTTCATAACAAAAAAAATTCCTTGTCAAACACCAGATTTTATCTCACCATCTTTTGAAAGCAGACTGGCACGAATAAAATATCTTGGAAGTAATAAATTTGGATGGCTGCTGCGGGTCTGAATTGATTGGACATTACTTTGAATATGATATTGAAATCAGCCTGTAAACCAGCATTCCGGCAAACCAGGCAATGTCTTCAGGAGAAAAATAATCACCAATATTGTCTTTGAACAATATATTGGCTTCAGATTCAAACTCTTCGTCACCTTCCCATAAAATCACCTGAACAGGGGCATGGGGAAGAACCTGAAATTCAAAGCCCGCATCTCCTGCATCAATTTCTTTACAGTCAAGCTGATTTGCTGATTTTATTAATCCTTGTACATTATTTCCAAATGTTTTTTTAAGGGGATCAATTGCCCTTTTTACAAATACATTAAAATAAAAACCCGCTCCCTCTACTTCGCGGTAGGCAATC from the Desulfonema limicola genome contains:
- a CDS encoding TonB-dependent receptor, producing MLKKMFYISFVLGFILIVFEQAALAQENSFLNKESISDDVLQEIDEELSWIKEETLVITARKRPENLQEVPVSVTALNAAILEKYQVEYLGDIQHLTPNLSVHVGDALNAVVYIRGIGQLDSLFFADPGVGIYYDDVYLARAQGAFLDVFDIERIEVLRGPQGSLYGKNTIGGAVKYVSSPISDNKKSAKIAAEAGSYYKKDIKGRISGPFIEDKLYGKLSFISLNRYGFSENDFDGEDDGDKRTIAGKGSVQYKYDDIFSFQVDADRSKDYPSASRTPARETPVTGYINGSPVTFPASDDPFTVDANYNEKDDLDTFGSTATAIWNLTDSASLKSVTSYRELEYDSGIDLDGTHLKILDVFYNLEQDQFSQELQFSYNPKSKLKGVAGLYYFQENNTGFDGIDLTELIGASEASLGDLETKSYAVYGEANYDIIDSFSITCGLRYTKEEKDFKRRIEFYQGSAPPAPGTTGVSFGSGLEVLDFKADDSWSSFSPKIGLSYQLNENILTYVSAAHGFKSGGFDGRTRTAVTSYEPENLWSYETGFKSAWFDNRLIVNSSFFYNDYSDLQLSSFSKDAQGNFNPVFTNAGKAVTRGAELESTIKPVNGLTLQAGIGFIDAYYKEYIGEDGKDISDDREFVNTPKWTAMLGIDYKYPVKNYGTLNFGGDVSYRSKTYLTVSSSEELAQDGYGLYNAFINLETKDKRWLFSLAGKNLSDEQYREHAFDLMESFGYQLAYYGTPRTFSLSVSYLY
- a CDS encoding DUF3786 domain-containing protein; amino-acid sequence: MARTDDYINAKKLAVAKLSLISFEQLLNQTGFVQADYNIFRVPFLNRIYYINYPEFEFKDTAEPDKEIPIQEQVLILHYMTGVSINNSTNNWIAYREVEGAGFYFNVFVKRAIDPLKKTFGNNVQGLIKSANQLDCKEIDAGDAGFEFQVLPHAPVQVILWEGDEEFESEANILFKDNIGDYFSPEDIAWFAGMLVYRLISISYSK